A genomic segment from Streptomyces sp. NBC_00459 encodes:
- a CDS encoding metallopeptidase family protein: MDNPVPPRAAAPGPRRRDRHGRGMRGPVAPPQVPLSASRAVAFADLVQDSVERLERRWPQLADFDFLVLEVPQLEGPPEAWADETVPLGGTIAAREGHPARVVVYRRPVEIRTKGRDERAALVHEVVVEQVAELLGLTPDTVDPRYGED; this comes from the coding sequence ATGGACAACCCCGTACCACCCCGCGCCGCAGCCCCCGGGCCCCGCCGCCGTGATCGCCACGGCCGTGGCATGCGCGGCCCCGTGGCCCCGCCGCAGGTTCCGCTCTCCGCGAGCCGCGCCGTGGCGTTCGCGGATCTGGTGCAGGACTCCGTGGAGCGGCTGGAGCGGCGGTGGCCGCAGCTCGCGGACTTCGACTTCCTCGTCCTCGAGGTACCGCAGCTCGAAGGGCCGCCCGAGGCCTGGGCCGACGAAACAGTCCCCCTGGGGGGCACGATCGCCGCCCGCGAGGGTCACCCCGCGCGCGTGGTGGTCTATCGCCGCCCGGTCGAGATCCGCACCAAGGGCCGCGACGAACGCGCGGCCCTGGTCCACGAGGTCGTGGTCGAGCAGGTCGCCGAGTTGCTGGGGCTCACCCCGGACACCGTGGACCCGCGGTACGGCGAGGACTGA
- a CDS encoding DUF3499 domain-containing protein yields the protein MGSRRGPLKSAVPSNVVSPVRRCSRTACGRPAVATLTYVYADSTAVLGPLATYAEPHCYDLCAEHSERLTAPRGWEVVRLLDSSAPARPSGDDLEALANAVREAARPPGRTAEAGGARTADPREVARRGHLRVLRSPDN from the coding sequence GTGGGGAGTCGTCGCGGCCCGCTCAAGAGTGCGGTACCGTCCAACGTCGTGAGCCCTGTACGTCGCTGTTCGCGCACCGCTTGCGGCCGTCCCGCCGTCGCGACGCTGACGTACGTCTACGCCGACTCGACCGCGGTCCTCGGCCCCCTCGCCACCTACGCCGAACCCCACTGCTACGACCTGTGCGCCGAGCACTCCGAGCGCCTCACCGCGCCGCGTGGCTGGGAGGTCGTCCGGCTCCTGGACAGCTCCGCTCCCGCGCGGCCCAGCGGAGACGATCTGGAAGCGCTTGCCAACGCGGTCCGCGAAGCGGCCCGCCCGCCGGGGCGTACGGCCGAAGCCGGCGGAGCACGTACGGCGGACCCGCGCGAGGTCGCCCGACGCGGACACCTGAGAGTCCTGCGCTCCCCGGACAACTGA
- a CDS encoding phosphomannomutase/phosphoglucomutase codes for MSADLSQLVKAYDVRGVVPDQWDEPLAELFGAAFIQVTGADAIVVGHDMRPSSPGLSRAFARGAAARGVDVTEIGLCSTDQLYYASGAFDLPGAMFTASHNPAQYNGIKMCRAGAAPVGQDTGLADIRELVESWLDSGVPEREPVTPGTITRRDTLEDYAAHLRSLVDLTSVRPLKVVVDAGNGMGGHTVPTVFAGLPLTLVPMYFELDGTFPNHEANPLDPANLVDLQKRAREENADLGIAFDGDADRCFVVDEHGDPVSPSVITALVASRELARNGGSGTVIHNLITSWSVPEVVREQGGTPVRTRVGHSFIKAEMARTGAIFGGEHSAHYYFKDFWNADTGMLAALHVLAALGGQDGPLSALVAQYDRYAGSGEINSTVDDQTGRLAAIRTAYAGQEGVELDELDGLTVAATDWWFNVRPSNTEPLLRLNAEARDEETMTKVRDEVLSIIRG; via the coding sequence GTGTCTGCAGATCTGTCGCAGCTCGTGAAGGCGTACGACGTGCGCGGGGTGGTCCCGGACCAGTGGGACGAGCCGCTGGCGGAACTGTTCGGCGCTGCCTTCATCCAGGTGACCGGGGCGGACGCGATCGTGGTCGGACACGACATGCGGCCCTCGTCGCCCGGCCTGTCGCGCGCCTTCGCGCGCGGGGCGGCGGCACGTGGCGTCGACGTGACCGAGATCGGGCTGTGCTCCACGGACCAGCTCTACTACGCGTCGGGCGCCTTCGACCTGCCCGGCGCCATGTTCACCGCCTCGCACAACCCGGCCCAGTACAACGGCATCAAGATGTGCCGGGCGGGCGCCGCACCGGTCGGCCAGGACACGGGCCTCGCCGACATCCGTGAACTGGTCGAGTCCTGGCTGGACTCGGGCGTACCGGAGCGGGAGCCCGTGACGCCGGGAACGATCACTCGGCGGGACACGTTGGAGGACTACGCGGCACACCTCCGCTCGCTCGTCGACCTGACCTCCGTCCGCCCCCTGAAGGTCGTCGTCGACGCGGGCAACGGCATGGGGGGCCACACGGTCCCGACGGTCTTCGCCGGCCTGCCCCTCACCCTCGTCCCCATGTACTTCGAGCTGGACGGCACGTTCCCGAACCACGAGGCCAACCCGCTCGACCCGGCCAACCTCGTGGACCTCCAGAAGCGTGCCCGCGAGGAGAACGCCGACCTCGGCATCGCCTTCGACGGCGACGCGGACCGCTGCTTCGTCGTCGACGAACACGGCGATCCCGTCTCGCCGTCGGTGATCACGGCGCTGGTGGCCTCCCGCGAGCTGGCCCGCAACGGCGGCTCCGGCACGGTCATCCACAACCTGATCACCTCCTGGTCGGTCCCGGAGGTCGTCCGCGAACAGGGCGGCACACCGGTACGCACGCGCGTGGGCCACTCCTTCATCAAGGCCGAGATGGCACGCACGGGTGCGATCTTCGGCGGCGAACACTCCGCGCACTACTACTTCAAGGACTTCTGGAACGCGGACACGGGCATGCTGGCCGCCCTGCACGTCCTCGCCGCCCTCGGCGGCCAGGACGGCCCCCTGTCGGCCCTCGTCGCCCAGTACGACCGGTACGCGGGCTCCGGCGAGATCAACTCCACGGTGGACGACCAGACGGGCCGCCTGGCCGCGATCAGGACGGCGTACGCGGGTCAGGAGGGCGTCGAACTCGACGAGTTGGACGGTCTCACGGTCGCCGCCACGGACTGGTGGTTCAACGTCCGCCCGTCCAACACGGAACCCCTGCTGCGCCTGAACGCGGAGGCACGGGACGAGGAAACGATGACGAAGGTACGGGACGAAGTGCTGAGCATCATCCGAGGCTGA